A window of Jannaschia sp. M317 contains these coding sequences:
- a CDS encoding ferredoxin:protochlorophyllide reductase (ATP-dependent) subunit N: protein MNDATPLGCTATPVLRERGQHEVFCGLTGIIWLHRKMQDAFFLVVGSRTCAHLLQSAAGVMIFAEPRFGTAILEEGDLAGLKDANEELDREVARLLDRRPDIRQLFLVGSCPSEVIKLDLARAAERLSEHHAPHVRVLNFSGSGIETTFTQGEDACLAAMVPGLPATDAANLLLVGALPDVVEDQARDLLARLGIDHVQVLPGRRADQDPAVGPNTRYALLQPFLGDTAGALDGRGALRIAAPFPFGEEGTTLWLRAVAQAFDVDAEIFEAVTAAPRARARKAVAAAAETLSGKRVTFLPDSQLEIPLARFLTRECGMEGVEVGAPFIHAGIMAEELALLPAGPRLAEGQDVEKQLDRLRADRPDLTVCGLGLANPLETEGLTTKWAIELVFTPVHFYEQAGDLASLFARPLRRKELLAKSAPLPLAENTAGVRGLAPAPTLP, encoded by the coding sequence ATGAACGACGCGACGCCCCTCGGCTGCACCGCCACCCCCGTCCTGCGCGAACGCGGCCAGCATGAGGTGTTCTGCGGGCTGACCGGGATCATCTGGCTGCACCGCAAGATGCAGGATGCGTTCTTCCTTGTGGTCGGCTCGCGCACCTGCGCGCACCTGCTGCAATCGGCTGCGGGCGTGATGATCTTTGCCGAGCCCCGCTTTGGCACCGCCATCCTGGAGGAAGGCGACTTGGCCGGGCTGAAGGACGCCAACGAGGAATTGGACCGCGAGGTCGCGCGCCTGCTGGACCGGCGCCCCGACATCCGGCAGCTGTTCCTGGTCGGGTCCTGCCCGTCTGAGGTCATCAAGCTGGATCTCGCCCGCGCCGCGGAACGCCTCAGCGAACATCACGCCCCCCACGTGCGGGTTCTGAATTTCTCCGGCTCCGGTATCGAGACGACCTTCACCCAGGGCGAAGACGCCTGTCTGGCCGCCATGGTTCCGGGTCTGCCCGCGACCGACGCGGCGAACCTGCTGCTGGTCGGGGCCCTGCCCGACGTGGTGGAGGATCAGGCCCGCGACCTGCTGGCCCGCCTGGGCATCGACCATGTGCAGGTTCTGCCGGGCCGCCGCGCCGATCAGGACCCGGCCGTCGGGCCGAACACCCGCTATGCGCTGCTACAACCTTTTCTGGGCGATACGGCCGGGGCGCTTGACGGTCGGGGTGCGCTACGGATCGCCGCGCCTTTCCCGTTCGGAGAAGAGGGGACGACGCTCTGGCTACGCGCCGTGGCGCAAGCCTTTGACGTCGATGCCGAAATTTTCGAGGCAGTGACCGCCGCGCCGCGCGCCCGCGCCCGCAAGGCGGTGGCCGCTGCCGCGGAAACCCTTTCGGGCAAGCGCGTCACCTTCCTGCCTGACAGCCAGCTGGAAATCCCGCTGGCACGTTTTCTGACCCGCGAATGCGGCATGGAGGGGGTGGAGGTCGGCGCCCCCTTCATCCACGCTGGCATCATGGCCGAAGAGCTGGCGCTCCTGCCCGCCGGTCCCCGCCTGGCCGAAGGGCAGGACGTGGAGAAACAGCTCGACCGCCTGCGCGCCGACCGCCCCGATCTGACCGTCTGCGGTCTGGGCCTTGCCAACCCGCTGGAGACGGAGGGCCTGACGACCAAGTGGGCCATCGAACTGGTCTTCACGCCGGTTCATTTCTACGAACAGGCTGGCGATCTGGCCTCGCTGTTCGCGCGCCCGCTGCGGCGCAAGGAACTGTTGGCCAAATCCGCGCCTCTTCCTCTGGCCGAAAATACCGCGGGGGTGCGGGGGCTGGCCCCCGCTCCGACGCTGCCATGA
- the bchB gene encoding ferredoxin:protochlorophyllide reductase (ATP-dependent) subunit B — protein sequence MKLTVWTYEGPPHVGAMRVATGMEGLHYVLHAPQGDTYADLLFTMIERRGKRPPVTYTTFQARDLGSDTATLFKDACLAAYDRFKPEALIVGASCTAELIQDDPGGLAEALGLPIPVIALELPSYSRKELFGTDETFYQLCRHLAKPMDRTPEVSCNILGPVGLGFRHRDDVEEVTKLLDAMGIAVNVVAPMGARPSDIARLGAAHFNVVLYPEHAETAARWLEREHGQPFTDVIPIGARATAGFVQNVAKLAQVSPKMDQTALRQPWYAASVDSTYLTGKRVFVFGDATHAMAAARVARDEMGFEVCGLGCYNREFARPVRALAREMGVPATITDDYLEVERAIADAAPEMILGTQMERHIGKRLGIPCAVISSPVHVQDFPSRYSPQMGIEGANVLFDTWVHPLVMGLEEHLLTMFREDFEFSDAAGPSHHGGAPAARAEGGPAPRPADPPRSISAEKKTLEEIVWGAAAEKELRKIPFFVRGKARKNTEIFAANQGVAEITVETLYEAKAHYAR from the coding sequence ATGAAGTTGACCGTCTGGACATACGAGGGCCCGCCCCACGTCGGCGCGATGCGCGTCGCGACCGGGATGGAGGGGCTGCACTACGTGCTGCATGCGCCGCAGGGCGACACCTATGCCGACCTTCTGTTCACCATGATCGAACGGCGCGGCAAGCGCCCGCCGGTGACCTATACCACCTTCCAGGCCCGCGACCTGGGGTCCGACACCGCGACGCTCTTCAAGGACGCCTGCCTGGCCGCCTATGACCGGTTCAAGCCCGAGGCGTTGATCGTCGGCGCCTCCTGCACCGCCGAGCTGATCCAGGACGACCCCGGCGGTCTGGCCGAGGCCCTGGGCCTGCCGATTCCGGTCATCGCGCTGGAGCTGCCGAGCTATTCCCGCAAGGAGCTGTTTGGCACTGACGAGACGTTCTATCAGCTCTGCCGCCACCTGGCGAAACCGATGGACCGCACGCCCGAGGTCAGCTGCAACATCCTGGGCCCCGTGGGCCTCGGCTTCCGCCACCGCGACGATGTCGAAGAGGTGACGAAGCTGCTGGATGCAATGGGTATCGCGGTGAACGTGGTTGCACCGATGGGCGCGCGGCCGTCTGACATCGCCCGTCTGGGCGCCGCGCATTTCAACGTCGTGCTTTACCCCGAACACGCCGAGACCGCCGCCCGCTGGTTGGAGCGGGAGCATGGCCAGCCCTTCACCGACGTCATCCCGATCGGCGCACGGGCGACCGCCGGGTTTGTACAAAACGTGGCAAAACTGGCTCAGGTTTCCCCCAAAATGGACCAAACCGCGTTGCGCCAACCCTGGTACGCCGCCTCGGTCGACAGCACCTATCTGACGGGCAAGCGGGTCTTCGTCTTTGGCGACGCCACTCACGCCATGGCCGCCGCCCGCGTCGCCCGCGACGAGATGGGTTTCGAGGTCTGCGGGCTGGGATGCTACAACCGTGAATTCGCCCGCCCTGTCCGCGCGCTTGCCCGGGAAATGGGCGTCCCCGCCACGATCACCGACGATTATCTGGAGGTGGAGCGCGCGATTGCCGATGCCGCGCCCGAGATGATCCTGGGCACCCAGATGGAACGCCACATCGGCAAGCGTCTGGGCATCCCCTGCGCGGTCATTTCCTCGCCCGTCCATGTACAGGATTTCCCCTCACGCTATTCCCCGCAAATGGGAATCGAGGGCGCGAACGTGTTGTTCGACACCTGGGTTCACCCCCTTGTCATGGGGCTGGAAGAGCATCTGTTGACAATGTTCCGCGAGGATTTCGAGTTCTCCGACGCGGCCGGTCCAAGCCATCATGGTGGCGCGCCTGCGGCCCGCGCCGAAGGGGGGCCAGCCCCCCGTCCTGCGGACCCCCCCCGGAGTATTTCTGCCGAGAAGAAAACCCTGGAAGAGATCGTCTGGGGCGCCGCCGCCGAGAAGGAGCTGCGCAAGATCCCGTTCTTCGTACGTGGAAAGGCCCGCAAGAACACAGAGATTTTCGCAGCTAATCAGGGGGTTGCGGAGATTACGGTCGAAACCCTCTATGAGGCAAAGGCCCATTATGCGCGGTGA
- a CDS encoding cobaltochelatase subunit CobN, with the protein MRGDGPIPYRVVIVTLDAHAAGPVARVGLRLAAEFPGLEVSVHAAAEWAETPEALAVAQAAVAQADIIVCGLLFIDEHLRAIRPALEARRDGCDALVGMVSDPDIVRLTRMGDLDMAKPSSAAVQLLKKLRGSKAPSASSGEKQMKMLRRLPKLLKFIPGKAQDLRAWFLCMQYWLGGSDENFEGLLRHLLGRYAPGFQTEAAAPVDYPDVGLYHPDLGIVEDAAALPAAGEVTVGLLLMRSYVLARDTAHYDAVIRAFEARGVRVLAAFAGGLDMRPAVARYFAGGRIDALVSLSGFSLVGGPAYNDSAAAVEVLADLDVPYLSAHPLEFQTLGQWGASAQGLGPVETTMLIALPEIDGATNPTVFAGRHDAGGCTGCVQACQGGSDRAMAPCPERIARLVERATRLARLRRGRAPARRIGIVLFNFPPNAGAAGTAAYLSVFESLWHTLRRLAAEGHDVDVPADVAALRARLLDGNAATYGQDANVAAHIPADRLVAEDPYLAETEAAWGPAPGRAQTDGAGVFVLGAQFGNVFVGLQPAFGYEGDPMRLLFEKGFAPTHAFGAFYRWLKTDFGADVLLHFGMHGALEFMPGRQAGMGAADWPDRLIGDLPNVYLYASNNPSEATLAKRRSGAVTVTHVTPPLLASGLYKGLLALKDSVDRWRGGDRGAELAALIADQAAAVDLDGGDPDALWLTLLETEAALIPEGLHVVGADLTDAQMAAYLGHLPGEARAGAEAALRSNAELDGLMRALSGRFVAPVPGGDLIRAPEVLPAGRNIHAFDPFRMPTAYALRDGAAQADLLLATHAQMPRSVALVLWGSDNIKSDGVPIGQALALLGARPRFDHYGRLAGAELIPLAELGRPRIDVVMTLSGIFRDLLPLQTRLLAEAAWLAASAEEPEDANFVRAHARDYAARMGCDFETAALRVFSNAEGAYGSNVNHLVDQGCWEDEGELADAYEARKSFAYGRDGKAARQGALMQAALGDVDLAYQNLESVELGVTTVDHYFDTLGGISRAVKRAKGVEAPVYIGDQTTGTAKVRTLRDQVALETRSRSLNPRWFEGLLKHGSEGVRMIEAQVTNTLGWSATTGAVDPWVYQKISETFVLDEEMRRRLAELNPKASARMANRLLEAGDRDFWQPDAETLAALQDAADELEDRLEGITVAAE; encoded by the coding sequence ATGCGCGGTGATGGTCCCATTCCCTACCGCGTGGTGATCGTCACGCTGGACGCCCATGCCGCCGGACCGGTGGCGCGCGTCGGGCTGCGTCTGGCGGCTGAATTTCCGGGGCTGGAGGTCAGCGTCCATGCCGCCGCCGAATGGGCCGAAACGCCCGAGGCATTGGCAGTCGCGCAGGCCGCCGTCGCGCAGGCGGATATCATTGTCTGCGGCTTGCTTTTCATCGACGAACATCTGCGCGCCATCCGCCCGGCGTTGGAGGCACGGCGCGACGGCTGCGATGCGCTTGTCGGCATGGTGTCGGACCCCGACATCGTCCGGCTGACGCGCATGGGCGATCTGGACATGGCCAAGCCGTCGTCGGCGGCCGTGCAACTGTTGAAAAAACTGCGCGGGTCAAAGGCCCCTTCGGCGTCGAGCGGCGAAAAGCAGATGAAGATGCTGCGCCGTCTTCCGAAGCTTTTGAAATTCATTCCCGGCAAGGCGCAGGACCTGCGCGCCTGGTTCCTGTGCATGCAATATTGGCTGGGCGGGTCGGACGAGAATTTCGAGGGGCTTCTGCGGCACCTGTTGGGCCGCTATGCGCCCGGTTTTCAGACGGAGGCGGCGGCCCCGGTCGATTACCCGGACGTCGGGCTTTACCACCCGGATCTTGGCATCGTGGAAGATGCCGCCGCCCTGCCTGCGGCGGGCGAGGTCACCGTCGGTTTGCTGTTGATGCGGTCCTATGTCCTGGCGCGCGACACGGCGCATTACGACGCGGTCATCCGTGCCTTCGAGGCGCGGGGCGTGCGGGTTTTGGCGGCCTTTGCCGGGGGCCTCGATATGCGGCCTGCCGTGGCGCGGTATTTTGCGGGCGGGCGGATCGACGCTCTGGTCAGCTTGTCTGGTTTCAGCCTGGTTGGCGGCCCTGCCTATAACGACAGCGCGGCGGCGGTCGAGGTTCTGGCGGATCTGGACGTGCCCTATCTGTCGGCGCACCCGTTGGAATTTCAGACGCTAGGCCAATGGGGGGCTTCGGCGCAGGGGCTGGGCCCGGTCGAGACGACCATGCTGATCGCGCTGCCGGAAATCGACGGGGCGACCAACCCGACCGTCTTTGCGGGCCGCCATGACGCCGGCGGCTGCACCGGCTGCGTGCAGGCCTGCCAGGGCGGATCAGATCGTGCCATGGCCCCCTGTCCCGAACGGATTGCCCGGCTGGTCGAACGGGCGACGCGGTTGGCGCGGTTGCGCCGGGGGCGCGCGCCTGCGCGTCGGATCGGCATCGTTCTGTTCAACTTCCCTCCCAATGCCGGGGCGGCGGGGACGGCGGCTTATCTTTCGGTGTTCGAATCGCTTTGGCACACGCTGCGGCGGTTGGCGGCCGAAGGGCACGACGTGGACGTGCCCGCCGACGTGGCTGCCTTGCGTGCGCGGCTGCTGGACGGGAACGCCGCCACCTATGGCCAGGACGCCAATGTCGCGGCCCATATTCCGGCCGACCGCCTGGTGGCCGAGGACCCCTATCTGGCCGAGACCGAGGCCGCCTGGGGCCCCGCACCGGGTCGGGCACAGACCGATGGTGCGGGTGTCTTCGTTCTGGGCGCGCAGTTCGGCAACGTCTTCGTCGGGCTGCAACCGGCCTTTGGCTATGAAGGCGACCCGATGCGCCTGTTGTTCGAAAAGGGGTTTGCGCCGACCCATGCCTTCGGGGCGTTCTACCGCTGGCTCAAGACGGATTTCGGGGCCGATGTCCTTTTGCATTTCGGCATGCATGGCGCGTTGGAGTTCATGCCGGGCCGTCAGGCCGGGATGGGGGCCGCTGACTGGCCCGACCGCCTGATCGGGGATCTGCCGAACGTCTACCTTTATGCGTCCAACAACCCGTCCGAGGCGACCCTGGCCAAGCGCCGTTCGGGGGCCGTGACGGTGACCCATGTAACGCCGCCGCTGTTGGCGTCCGGGCTCTACAAGGGGTTGCTGGCCTTGAAGGACAGCGTTGATCGCTGGCGCGGCGGTGACAGGGGCGCAGAGCTGGCCGCCTTGATCGCCGATCAGGCGGCTGCGGTCGATCTGGACGGGGGCGATCCGGATGCGCTCTGGCTGACGCTGCTGGAGACGGAGGCCGCGCTGATCCCCGAAGGGTTGCACGTGGTCGGGGCCGATCTGACCGATGCGCAGATGGCGGCCTATCTGGGACACCTGCCGGGCGAGGCGCGCGCCGGAGCCGAAGCCGCCCTGCGGTCGAACGCGGAACTGGATGGCTTGATGCGGGCCTTGTCTGGGCGGTTCGTGGCCCCGGTGCCCGGCGGCGACCTGATCCGCGCGCCCGAGGTCTTGCCCGCGGGCCGCAACATCCATGCCTTCGACCCGTTCCGCATGCCCACCGCCTATGCGTTGCGCGATGGGGCGGCGCAGGCGGACCTGCTGCTGGCGACCCATGCGCAGATGCCCCGGTCGGTCGCGCTGGTCCTGTGGGGCAGCGACAACATCAAGTCCGATGGTGTACCGATCGGTCAGGCGCTGGCGCTGCTGGGCGCGCGGCCCCGGTTCGACCATTACGGCAGGCTGGCGGGGGCAGAGCTGATCCCCTTGGCCGAATTGGGCCGTCCACGCATCGACGTGGTGATGACGCTTTCGGGGATCTTTCGCGATCTTCTGCCGCTTCAGACACGCCTTCTGGCCGAGGCCGCCTGGCTGGCCGCCAGCGCGGAGGAGCCGGAGGACGCGAATTTCGTCCGGGCCCATGCGCGGGACTATGCGGCGCGCATGGGGTGCGACTTTGAAACGGCGGCGCTCCGGGTTTTTTCTAACGCCGAAGGGGCCTATGGGTCGAACGTCAATCACCTGGTGGATCAGGGGTGCTGGGAGGATGAGGGCGAGCTGGCCGATGCCTATGAGGCGCGCAAGAGCTTTGCCTATGGGCGCGACGGTAAGGCGGCCCGCCAGGGCGCGCTGATGCAGGCCGCGCTGGGCGATGTGGATCTGGCCTATCAGAACCTGGAATCGGTCGAGCTGGGCGTGACGACCGTCGATCATTATTTCGACACGCTGGGTGGCATTTCCCGCGCGGTGAAACGCGCCAAGGGGGTCGAGGCCCCGGTCTATATCGGCGATCAGACCACGGGTACCGCCAAGGTGCGGACGCTGCGCGATCAGGTCGCGCTGGAAACCCGGTCGCGCAGCCTGAATCCGCGCTGGTTCGAGGGCCTGCTGAAGCATGGGTCCGAAGGCGTCCGGATGATCGAGGCGCAGGTGACGAACACGCTGGGCTGGTCGGCGACGACGGGCGCGGTGGATCCTTGGGTCTATCAGAAAATTTCCGAGACATTCGTTCTGGACGAAGAGATGCGCCGCCGTCTGGCGGAGCTGAACCCAAAGGCCAGCGCCCGCATGGCCAACCGCCTGCTGGAGGCGGGGGACCGCGACTTCTGGCAGCCCGACGCAGAGACATTGGCTGCGCTTCAGGATGCCGCGGACGAGCTGGAAGACCGGCTCGAAGGCATCACCGTGGCCGCGGAATAG
- the bchL gene encoding ferredoxin:protochlorophyllide reductase (ATP-dependent) iron-sulfur ATP-binding protein: protein MPKDIIPDLGQDGEGSVQVHQDEGAKIEGAKVFSVYGKGGIGKSTTSSNLSAAFTKLGKRVLQIGCDPKHDSTFTLTGRLQSTVIDVLKDVDFHAEELRPEDFVAVGYGGVQCVEAGGPPAGTGCGGYVVGQTVKLLKQHHMLEDTDVVIFDVLGDVVCGGFAAPLQHADRALIVTANDFDSIYAMNRIIAAVQAKSKNYKVRLAGCVANRSRDTDEVDRYCRTVGFDRIAHMPDLDAIRRSRLKKKTLFEMPDDEDIVQCRAEYVRLAKLLWDGTEGKAPASLPDREIFELLGFD from the coding sequence ATGCCCAAGGATATCATCCCCGATCTGGGCCAGGACGGCGAAGGCTCCGTCCAGGTGCATCAGGACGAAGGCGCCAAGATCGAAGGGGCCAAGGTCTTTTCGGTCTACGGCAAGGGCGGGATCGGCAAATCGACGACCTCGTCGAACCTGTCGGCGGCCTTTACCAAGCTGGGCAAGCGGGTGCTTCAGATTGGCTGCGATCCCAAGCACGACAGCACGTTCACCCTGACGGGGCGGTTGCAGTCGACGGTCATCGACGTGCTCAAGGACGTGGATTTCCACGCCGAGGAGCTGCGCCCCGAAGACTTCGTCGCGGTGGGCTATGGCGGCGTGCAATGCGTCGAGGCGGGCGGCCCCCCGGCGGGCACCGGCTGCGGTGGCTATGTTGTGGGGCAGACGGTCAAGCTGCTGAAACAGCATCACATGCTGGAGGACACGGACGTCGTGATCTTCGACGTGTTGGGTGACGTCGTCTGCGGCGGGTTCGCGGCACCCCTGCAACATGCGGACCGGGCCTTGATCGTGACCGCCAACGACTTCGACAGCATCTATGCGATGAACCGGATCATCGCAGCGGTGCAGGCCAAGTCCAAGAACTACAAGGTGCGGCTGGCGGGGTGCGTGGCGAACCGGTCCAGGGACACCGACGAGGTGGATCGCTACTGCCGCACGGTTGGCTTCGACCGGATCGCGCATATGCCGGACCTGGACGCGATCCGCCGGTCTCGCCTGAAAAAGAAGACCCTGTTCGAGATGCCCGACGATGAGGACATCGTGCAATGTCGTGCCGAATACGTCCGCCTGGCCAAGCTTCTGTGGGACGGGACCGAGGGCAAGGCCCCCGCATCCCTGCCGGATCGGGAGATCTTTGAGTTGCTGGGGTTCGACTGA
- the bchM gene encoding magnesium protoporphyrin IX methyltransferase yields the protein MTYAATRSRVESYFDGTATKVWADLTSDAPVSKVRATVRAGRDRMRDVILSRLPDDLTGMRVLDAGCGTGAKTAVLAARGADVVAVDVSPKLLDIAAKRLPDGLRPQVGFAAIDMFSPDLGSFDAVVAQDSMIYYGADDLARNLDALSARCPQIVLSVAPRTPLLMAMFWAGKTFPRADRSPAMVPHSAADLAPRLSAPLTRIERVTSGFYISECLELRA from the coding sequence ATGACCTACGCCGCCACCCGTTCGCGCGTCGAAAGCTATTTCGACGGCACCGCCACCAAGGTCTGGGCCGATCTGACATCGGATGCCCCGGTGTCCAAGGTGCGTGCGACGGTGCGCGCGGGCCGGGACCGGATGCGCGATGTGATCCTGTCGCGCTTGCCCGACGATCTGACCGGGATGCGCGTGCTGGACGCCGGCTGCGGCACCGGGGCCAAGACGGCGGTGCTGGCGGCGCGTGGGGCCGATGTGGTGGCGGTCGATGTGTCGCCCAAGCTGCTCGATATTGCGGCCAAACGCCTGCCTGACGGGCTACGCCCGCAGGTCGGCTTTGCCGCGATAGACATGTTTTCCCCTGATTTAGGGTCTTTTGACGCCGTGGTGGCGCAGGATTCGATGATCTATTACGGCGCTGACGATCTGGCCCGAAACCTTGATGCCCTGTCGGCGCGGTGCCCGCAGATCGTCCTGTCGGTGGCCCCCCGCACCCCGCTGTTGATGGCGATGTTCTGGGCGGGCAAAACCTTTCCGAGGGCCGACCGGTCACCCGCCATGGTGCCGCATTCCGCCGCCGATCTGGCCCCGCGCCTGTCGGCCCCGCTGACGCGGATCGAACGGGTGACCAGCGGCTTCTACATTTCCGAATGTCTGGAGCTGCGGGCGTGA
- a CDS encoding PucC family protein yields the protein MKHIALRALPFSDAGSEGLPLAQLLRLSLFQVSVGMAAVMLLGTLNRVMIVELGLSAFLVAAMIALPVLIAPFRALLGFRSDTYRSAIGWKRIPYLWFGTLWQFGGLAIMPFALLILGGYDQIRIPPFAGEAAAALAFLMTGLGMHMTQTAGLALAADRADDDTRPRVVALLYVAFLAGMLVSALLIGWLLRDFDGVLLIQVVQGTAVATLILNVIALWKQEALRPTTRAERAAPQPEFRDAWADLASGGTAGRLLLAVFLGTMAFNMQDVLLEPYGGEILGLSVSNTTLLTATWAIGALGAFTLAARWLAQGLNPTRIAARGVLVGVGAFCAVIFSAPLGSAPLFFAGSAGIGFGGGLFAVATLMTAMTLPTGLAGRGLALGAWGAAQATAQGLSTAIGGGLRDAVDALAMNGLLGPALTAPTTGYSVVYHLEIGLLFLTLAALGPLVRRTRTTDRPDPKEARIGLADFPT from the coding sequence ATGAAACATATCGCCTTGCGGGCGCTGCCGTTCTCGGACGCGGGGTCCGAGGGGCTGCCGTTGGCGCAACTGCTGCGGCTGTCGCTGTTCCAGGTGTCGGTTGGCATGGCCGCCGTGATGCTGCTGGGCACGCTGAACCGGGTGATGATCGTGGAGCTGGGCCTGTCGGCCTTCCTCGTCGCCGCGATGATCGCGTTGCCGGTCCTGATCGCACCGTTCCGCGCGTTGCTGGGCTTCAGGTCCGACACCTACCGCAGCGCCATCGGCTGGAAGCGGATCCCTTACCTCTGGTTCGGGACGCTATGGCAGTTCGGGGGTCTGGCGATCATGCCCTTCGCCCTGCTGATCCTGGGTGGCTACGATCAGATCCGCATCCCACCCTTCGCCGGCGAAGCCGCCGCCGCGCTGGCCTTTCTGATGACCGGCCTCGGCATGCACATGACACAGACAGCCGGTCTGGCCCTGGCGGCAGACCGCGCCGATGATGACACGCGGCCGCGTGTCGTGGCGCTGCTTTATGTGGCGTTCCTGGCCGGCATGCTGGTCAGCGCGCTGTTGATCGGCTGGCTTTTGCGAGACTTCGACGGCGTTCTATTGATCCAGGTGGTGCAGGGCACCGCCGTTGCAACGCTGATCCTGAACGTCATCGCCCTGTGGAAGCAGGAGGCGCTGCGCCCCACGACCCGCGCCGAGCGCGCCGCGCCACAGCCGGAATTCCGCGACGCCTGGGCCGATCTGGCCAGCGGTGGGACGGCGGGGCGGCTATTGCTGGCGGTGTTCCTGGGAACCATGGCGTTCAACATGCAGGATGTTCTGCTGGAACCCTACGGCGGTGAAATCCTGGGCCTGTCGGTGTCGAACACGACCCTTTTGACCGCGACCTGGGCCATCGGGGCGCTGGGCGCATTCACGCTGGCGGCGCGCTGGCTGGCGCAGGGCCTGAACCCGACCCGCATTGCGGCGCGCGGCGTTCTGGTCGGCGTCGGGGCCTTTTGCGCGGTGATCTTTTCGGCCCCGCTGGGGTCTGCTCCGCTGTTCTTCGCAGGCAGCGCGGGAATCGGGTTCGGCGGTGGGCTGTTCGCGGTCGCGACCTTGATGACCGCGATGACCCTGCCCACAGGCCTGGCCGGGCGCGGCTTGGCGCTGGGCGCCTGGGGCGCGGCGCAGGCCACCGCACAGGGCCTGTCGACCGCCATCGGTGGCGGGCTGCGCGACGCGGTCGACGCGCTGGCGATGAACGGGCTGCTGGGCCCGGCGCTCACTGCGCCGACGACCGGCTATTCCGTCGTCTATCACCTCGAAATCGGACTTCTCTTCCTGACGCTGGCGGCGCTTGGCCCGCTGGTGCGCAGGACCCGCACGACAGACAGACCCGACCCGAAGGAGGCCAGGATCGGACTGGCCGACTTCCCAACCTGA
- the puhA gene encoding photosynthetic reaction center subunit H, producing the protein MVDAFFGNFDLASLSLWLFWGFFALLIYYLQTENMREGYPLENDDGTLAPNQGPFPLPSTKTFKLPHGRGEVTVPDMAPEGREVALVKSDVSNGFPFEPTGDPMLDGVGPASWAPRRDVPELDGHGHPKIAPMAGLDGFRVSAGRDPRGLPVMGDDGQIAGEVSDMWLDAPEQHVRYIEVDVPDTGKRLIPIQLVRVHADHVEVKSLHARHFAQIPAHKSPTQVTLLEEDKICGFVGGGKLYASQDRQDPLL; encoded by the coding sequence ATGGTGGACGCCTTTTTCGGAAACTTCGACCTCGCCAGCCTGTCGCTTTGGCTGTTCTGGGGCTTTTTCGCCCTGCTGATCTATTACCTCCAGACGGAGAACATGCGGGAGGGTTACCCGCTGGAAAACGACGACGGGACGCTGGCCCCCAATCAGGGCCCATTCCCCTTGCCGTCGACCAAGACCTTCAAGCTGCCCCATGGCCGCGGAGAGGTCACCGTGCCCGACATGGCACCCGAGGGCCGGGAGGTTGCCTTGGTGAAATCCGACGTCTCCAACGGCTTTCCGTTCGAGCCGACGGGCGACCCGATGCTGGATGGCGTCGGCCCCGCCTCCTGGGCACCGCGCCGCGACGTGCCGGAACTGGACGGCCACGGTCACCCCAAGATCGCGCCGATGGCGGGTCTTGACGGCTTTCGCGTCAGCGCCGGGCGTGATCCGCGTGGTCTGCCGGTGATGGGCGACGACGGCCAGATCGCCGGCGAAGTCAGCGACATGTGGCTGGACGCACCAGAGCAGCATGTCCGCTATATCGAGGTCGACGTGCCGGACACCGGCAAACGCCTGATCCCGATCCAGCTGGTCCGGGTCCACGCCGACCACGTCGAGGTGAAATCGCTGCACGCGCGCCACTTTGCCCAGATCCCCGCGCATAAGTCGCCCACGCAGGTCACCCTGCTGGAAGAGGACAAGATCTGCGGCTTCGTGGGGGGCGGCAAACTGTATGCATCGCAGGATCGCCAGGATCCGTTGCTGTGA